From Carassius auratus strain Wakin unplaced genomic scaffold, ASM336829v1 scaf_tig00216733, whole genome shotgun sequence, one genomic window encodes:
- the LOC113098915 gene encoding uncharacterized protein LOC113098915, with amino-acid sequence MIILATILILMCVRVIGTKNGSEMNCISVIRVPRNTVFRAPVMTELKINCTITTLEGCHGNPRVSWCKCNRSDCKAINYSHHIKTDLKSIKEHEWMYFLIFLNISMEDTGFYRCKGGDTSLGHTINVTVTDKNEDEVSHNQSNTRDLNSGQKDDRQWLWPYLYICSGIAGLFFIVMTVLFLYVISHQGRKSTRKDEANKNQYMESQRKDLLLPPGLYLNSDLLTSVVYRV; translated from the exons ATG ATTATCCTGGCCACTATTCTGATATTGATGTGTGTCAGAGTCATTGGCACCAAAAACG GGTCTGAGATGAATTGTATTTCAGTGATCAGAGTGCCACGAAACACAGTGTTTAGAGCTCCGGTTATGACCGAGTTGAAGATAAACTGTACTATAACAACTCTAGAAGGATGTCACGGGAACCCAAGAGTCTCATGGTGCAAATGCAATAGAAGTGACTGTAAAGCTATTAATTACTCACATCACATAAAAACTGATTTGAAGAGCATCAAAGAACATGAATGGATGTATTTCCTGATTTTCCTGAACATCTCAATGGAGGACACAGGTTTCTACAGATGTAAAGGTGGTGACACATCTTTAGGTCATACTATTAATGTCACTGTGACAG ATAAAAATGAGGATGAGGTGTCACACAATCAAAGCAACACAC GTGATCTGAATTCAGGTCAAAAGGATGATCGTCAGTGGCTCTGGCCGTATCTGTACATCTGCAGTGGAATCGCAGGGCTGTTCTTCATAGTTATGACTGTATTATTTCTTTATGTCATTAGTCACCAAG GAAGAAAATCTACAAGAAAAGATGAGGCAAATAAAAATCAG TACATGGAATCACAAAGAAAAGACCTGCTTCTTCCTCCCGGTCTCTATCTGAACTCAGACCTGCTGACATCTGTTGTATACCGTGTTTAA